The proteins below are encoded in one region of Vibrio sp. ED004:
- a CDS encoding HD domain-containing phosphohydrolase yields MDNTNYNQSLTTKLYLIAGVLFGTYGSRVCPMLESLTTLEIFTQVSIVFVLLWLVRHYLLAQHTLVKQGRFAQLDTLLFFAASVPFALYYNLSYEFTIDSNLKVLFGMSLFGFFTGTILQLNAKLNQMDKMEATGQFDFQLIGERSSLVKQMISLVMVLLVTLTTMLTMIAVKDIFWLEHNPDRLLDGTGKISVIKEFIYLALVLGGYAITIMTLWSKLIKRILLSQECALNKVTNGEQGVRLPIFGYNELGSMASMTNTMLDSLETAQNEVKTTRDVAIVSLSALAESRDNETGAHILRTQEYVKVLAQELSKSERHSTLLTPNYIELLYKSAPLHDVGKVGVPDSVLLKPGKLTDEEFEIMKGHPAIGAEALSIAEKQLGSSSFLRVAKEISLTHHEKWNGCGYPNQLSGEDIPLSGRLMALADVYDALISKRVYKPAFTHEQAKQIILDGNGTHFDPQVVDAFLAVEQAFVSIAATYKDGKNIASELERESLVAQPA; encoded by the coding sequence ATGGATAATACGAACTACAATCAATCACTAACGACTAAGTTATATCTCATTGCTGGCGTGCTATTTGGGACTTATGGCAGTAGAGTATGCCCTATGCTCGAAAGCTTAACGACTTTAGAGATTTTTACTCAAGTTAGTATTGTCTTCGTCTTACTTTGGCTGGTCCGTCATTACCTATTAGCGCAACACACTTTAGTCAAACAAGGTCGGTTTGCTCAGCTTGATACCCTACTGTTTTTTGCTGCAAGTGTCCCTTTCGCGCTCTATTACAACCTAAGCTACGAATTCACCATTGATAGCAATTTGAAAGTATTGTTCGGCATGAGCTTATTTGGTTTCTTTACTGGAACGATTCTTCAATTAAACGCCAAGCTCAATCAAATGGATAAGATGGAAGCGACGGGTCAGTTTGATTTCCAATTGATTGGAGAAAGAAGCTCTCTGGTAAAGCAGATGATTAGCTTGGTGATGGTGCTTTTAGTGACACTCACAACCATGTTAACAATGATTGCTGTTAAAGATATTTTCTGGCTAGAGCACAACCCAGATCGTTTGCTCGATGGCACAGGCAAGATCAGTGTGATTAAAGAGTTTATTTATCTTGCGTTAGTACTGGGTGGTTACGCGATCACCATCATGACACTGTGGAGCAAGCTGATTAAACGCATTCTGCTTAGCCAAGAGTGCGCATTGAACAAGGTAACCAATGGCGAGCAAGGTGTTCGCTTACCTATTTTCGGTTACAACGAGCTAGGTTCAATGGCCTCAATGACCAACACCATGCTAGATAGCCTAGAGACGGCGCAAAACGAAGTGAAAACCACACGCGACGTTGCGATTGTCAGCCTATCTGCGCTTGCCGAATCGAGAGATAATGAAACAGGCGCACACATCCTTAGAACTCAAGAATACGTTAAGGTACTCGCTCAGGAGCTTAGCAAGTCTGAAAGACACTCTACCCTGTTAACTCCAAACTATATCGAACTACTTTATAAGTCTGCGCCACTGCATGATGTCGGTAAGGTTGGTGTTCCTGATAGCGTGTTATTGAAACCGGGAAAATTGACTGATGAAGAGTTTGAAATAATGAAAGGTCACCCAGCGATTGGCGCAGAAGCCTTATCTATTGCAGAGAAGCAACTGGGAAGCAGCTCTTTCTTGAGAGTGGCCAAAGAGATTTCCCTGACTCACCACGAAAAATGGAATGGCTGCGGCTACCCAAATCAACTGTCTGGTGAAGATATTCCACTATCGGGCCGTTTAATGGCATTAGCCGATGTTTATGATGCACTCATTTCGAAGCGCGTCTACAAACCAGCCTTTACTCATGAGCAAGCTAAACAGATCATCTTAGACGGCAATGGGACGCATTTTGACCCGCAAGTTGTCGACGCATTTCTGGCGGTTGAACAAGCGTTTGTTTCGATAGCGGCAACCTATAAAGATGGCAAAAACATCGCTAGCGAACTCGAGCGAGAAAGCCTTGTTGCTCAGCCTGCATAA
- a CDS encoding PLP-dependent aminotransferase family protein — translation MARYEELAKDIRTQIANNTWRSGEKIPSVRMSCRNYNVSNSTVLQAYQLLESEGWIIAKPQSGYFVAPRVDGVDYDLPSAPEKKAINDRLFDFLKSSSAEGVIPFGSAFPDPDLFPLPTLTRNLASAGRKMTGASVINNLPPGSESLRRQIAQRYLQQGITVNHQDIVITSGAMEALNLSLQTVTKSGDNVVIESPAFYGALQAVERLGLNPIEVDVCPIKGLNIEQFESALKTQDVKACWLMTTFQNPTGTSLTEEAKRRVVEIAEQYNTCIIEDDVYGDLYYEGHKPKPLKAFDKTDSVLLCGSYSKSLCPGYRVGWVVNTRFNDAIQKLQLLSTLSSSTPVQLGVAHFLTHESYDNHLRKLRKNLLLRKERFISVLKQYFPHSIEIEEPAGGYFIWIRFAPKFDSQQFHQLAIAQGISVASGDLFSEEGRVDNAIRLNFSYELTEEKEQALILLGKLAHQLTHS, via the coding sequence ATGGCGCGTTATGAAGAGCTTGCAAAGGATATTCGAACTCAGATCGCTAATAACACATGGCGTTCAGGAGAGAAGATCCCTTCTGTACGCATGAGTTGTCGCAATTACAACGTCAGCAATAGTACTGTCTTACAAGCCTACCAACTGCTTGAAAGTGAAGGTTGGATCATCGCTAAACCTCAGTCGGGTTATTTCGTGGCGCCAAGAGTGGATGGTGTTGATTATGATCTGCCATCAGCGCCTGAAAAGAAAGCCATCAACGATCGCTTATTCGACTTCTTGAAATCTAGCTCTGCTGAGGGTGTGATTCCTTTTGGCTCAGCGTTCCCAGATCCAGACTTGTTCCCTTTACCGACTTTGACTCGTAACCTAGCCAGTGCTGGTAGGAAGATGACGGGGGCCAGTGTGATTAACAATCTGCCACCGGGAAGCGAATCTTTAAGAAGGCAGATAGCACAGCGTTATCTACAGCAGGGCATTACGGTTAATCATCAAGATATTGTGATTACGTCAGGCGCGATGGAAGCGTTGAACTTGAGTCTACAAACGGTCACTAAATCTGGTGACAATGTGGTGATTGAGTCACCTGCGTTCTATGGAGCTTTGCAGGCTGTTGAGAGGTTAGGGCTTAACCCTATTGAAGTGGATGTTTGTCCAATTAAAGGACTGAATATCGAACAGTTTGAAAGTGCCTTAAAAACACAAGACGTGAAAGCGTGTTGGTTAATGACGACTTTCCAAAACCCGACTGGAACCAGCCTTACGGAAGAAGCAAAGCGCCGCGTTGTTGAAATTGCCGAGCAATACAATACCTGTATTATTGAGGATGATGTTTATGGTGATCTTTATTACGAAGGGCATAAACCTAAGCCACTTAAGGCCTTTGATAAGACCGATTCTGTTTTACTTTGTGGATCTTATTCAAAAAGCCTTTGCCCCGGCTATCGTGTCGGTTGGGTAGTCAACACACGCTTCAACGATGCCATTCAAAAGCTTCAGCTTCTTTCTACGCTATCAAGCAGTACGCCTGTCCAGCTCGGTGTTGCCCACTTTCTCACTCATGAAAGCTACGACAATCACCTTCGTAAACTGCGTAAAAACCTGTTGCTCAGAAAAGAGCGCTTTATTAGTGTGCTTAAACAGTACTTCCCGCATTCCATCGAGATTGAAGAGCCTGCCGGTGGTTACTTCATTTGGATTCGGTTCGCTCCCAAATTCGACAGTCAGCAATTCCATCAGTTAGCGATAGCCCAAGGCATCAGTGTTGCATCAGGAGACTTGTTTAGTGAAGAGGGCAGGGTAGACAACGCAATTCGGTTGAACTTCTCTTACGAGCTTACCGAAGAGAAAGAACAGGCGCTGATCTTACTAGGCAAGCTTGCTCATCAACTTACGCACTCGTAA
- the asnS gene encoding asparagine--tRNA ligase, which translates to MTYAPVTDVLGGKLAVDSEVTVRGWIRSRRDSKAGISFLAIYDGSCFDPIQAVVPNNLNNYENEVLKLTTGCSVEVTGKIVESPAKGQDFELAATDVKVVGWVEDADTYPMAKTRHSIEYLREVAHLRPRTNVIGAVARVRNCLSQAIHRFYHEQGFFWTSAPLITASDAEGAGEMFRVSTLDMENLPRTEKGDVDFNEDFFGKETFLTVSGQLNAEAYACALSKVYTFGPTFRAENSNTSRHLAEFWMVEPEVAFADLNDVAKLAEDMLKYVFAAVLEERRDDLEFFASRIDKQAITRLEQFVDADFAQVDYTDAIQILLDSGKKFEFDVEWGIDMSSEHERYLAEEHFKAPVIVKNYPKDIKAFYMRLNDDGKTVAAMDVLAPGIGEIIGGAQREERLDILDERMVAMGIDPEHMSWYRDLRKYGTVPHAGFGLGFERLVSYVTGMGNVRDVIPFPRTPRSANF; encoded by the coding sequence ATGACTTACGCGCCTGTAACAGACGTACTTGGCGGCAAGCTAGCGGTAGACAGTGAAGTAACTGTTCGCGGCTGGATCCGTTCACGTCGTGATTCCAAAGCTGGAATCTCTTTCCTTGCCATTTATGACGGCTCTTGTTTCGACCCGATTCAGGCCGTGGTTCCTAATAATCTTAATAATTACGAAAACGAAGTATTAAAGCTAACCACTGGCTGCTCTGTTGAAGTAACGGGTAAGATTGTTGAGTCTCCTGCGAAAGGTCAAGACTTCGAACTAGCAGCAACTGACGTTAAAGTTGTTGGTTGGGTTGAAGACGCTGACACTTACCCAATGGCTAAGACACGTCACTCTATCGAATACCTTCGTGAAGTTGCTCACCTACGCCCACGTACAAACGTGATCGGCGCAGTAGCACGTGTACGTAACTGCCTATCTCAAGCGATTCACCGTTTCTACCACGAGCAAGGTTTCTTCTGGACTTCAGCTCCGCTTATCACTGCATCTGATGCAGAAGGCGCAGGTGAAATGTTCCGTGTTTCTACGCTAGACATGGAAAACCTACCACGCACTGAAAAAGGCGACGTAGACTTCAACGAAGATTTCTTCGGTAAAGAGACGTTCCTAACAGTATCTGGCCAACTTAATGCTGAAGCTTACGCTTGTGCACTAAGCAAGGTTTACACGTTCGGTCCTACGTTCCGTGCTGAAAACTCAAACACAAGCCGCCACCTAGCTGAGTTCTGGATGGTTGAGCCTGAAGTTGCGTTTGCAGACCTTAACGATGTAGCGAAACTGGCTGAAGACATGCTTAAGTACGTTTTCGCTGCTGTTCTTGAAGAGCGCCGCGACGACCTTGAGTTCTTCGCTTCTCGCATCGACAAGCAAGCAATCACTCGTCTAGAGCAATTCGTAGACGCTGATTTCGCACAAGTTGACTACACTGACGCAATCCAAATCCTACTAGACTCTGGTAAGAAATTTGAGTTTGACGTTGAGTGGGGCATCGACATGTCTTCTGAGCATGAGCGTTACCTAGCTGAAGAGCACTTTAAAGCGCCTGTTATCGTTAAAAACTACCCGAAAGACATCAAAGCTTTCTACATGCGCTTAAACGACGACGGCAAAACAGTTGCAGCTATGGACGTACTTGCACCAGGCATCGGCGAAATCATCGGTGGTGCACAACGTGAAGAGCGTCTAGACATTCTAGACGAGCGCATGGTTGCTATGGGTATCGACCCTGAGCACATGAGCTGGTACCGCGACCTACGTAAATACGGCACAGTGCCACACGCTGGTTTCGGCCTTGGCTTCGAGCGTCTAGTATCTTACGTAACTGGTATGGGCAACGTTCGTGACGTTATCCCGTTCCCACGTACACCACGCTCTGCAAACTTCTAA
- a CDS encoding SulP family inorganic anion transporter, which translates to MLNYLIKHWLSNVKGDSLSGIVVALALIPEAIAFSIIAGVDSKVGLYASFCICVVTALVGSRPGVISGATGAMALLMVTLVREHGLEYLLAASFLAGVIQIAAGYLKLGNLMNFVSKSVITGFVNALAILIFMAQLPELINVPSSVCVLVVLGLAIIYLLPYFPKFGRAIPSPLVAIVTLTIISLLFGLDVRTIGDMGKLPDSLPVFLIPNIPFTFDTLATILPYSIALSLVGLLESLMTATIVDDLTDTESNKNNECKGQGVANIVASLFGGMAGCAMIGQSIINIKSGGLTRLSSMIAGVVLLLMVVFVSDWLKLIPMAAIVSVMIMVSIGTFSWRSIVELKDHTLPTNVTMLATVAVVVFTHNLAIGVAVGVVLSALFYAHASKSMVFISDEVVTNELHTIHRVKGHVFFASSDAFVDLFDYDNATSLVTIDISDASFLDNTSVEALDKVVFKFRKKGAYVEVSGMDRVSANLIVKHAMYHKHKDLTAVSITH; encoded by the coding sequence ATGCTTAATTATTTAATAAAACACTGGTTATCAAACGTTAAAGGAGATTCATTATCTGGGATTGTGGTCGCACTCGCATTGATCCCTGAAGCCATAGCATTTTCAATTATTGCAGGCGTTGACTCTAAAGTAGGGCTTTATGCCTCGTTCTGTATTTGTGTTGTCACTGCGTTGGTTGGCAGTCGTCCGGGAGTGATTTCCGGTGCTACAGGCGCGATGGCGCTATTAATGGTCACCTTAGTGAGAGAGCACGGATTAGAATATCTACTCGCAGCTTCATTTCTTGCTGGTGTCATTCAAATCGCGGCTGGGTATCTCAAGCTTGGTAACTTGATGAATTTCGTTTCCAAATCGGTGATTACTGGATTTGTTAACGCGCTCGCCATCCTAATCTTCATGGCCCAGCTCCCTGAACTGATCAATGTCCCTTCAAGTGTTTGCGTATTAGTCGTTTTGGGTTTGGCGATCATTTATCTGCTTCCTTATTTTCCCAAGTTTGGTCGTGCAATACCTTCTCCATTGGTCGCGATTGTTACCCTGACAATCATTAGTTTGTTGTTCGGCTTAGATGTCAGAACGATTGGCGATATGGGCAAGCTTCCCGATTCACTGCCTGTGTTTTTGATTCCCAATATTCCATTCACGTTCGATACGCTTGCAACCATCCTTCCATATTCGATTGCTCTATCTCTGGTTGGCTTATTGGAATCCTTGATGACAGCGACCATAGTCGATGATCTGACAGATACTGAAAGTAATAAAAACAATGAGTGTAAAGGGCAGGGTGTTGCGAACATCGTGGCTTCACTATTTGGTGGTATGGCGGGTTGTGCGATGATTGGTCAGTCGATCATTAACATTAAATCAGGCGGCTTAACCCGATTGTCCAGCATGATAGCCGGAGTTGTTTTGTTATTAATGGTGGTGTTTGTTTCGGATTGGTTAAAGCTGATACCGATGGCGGCTATAGTGTCTGTGATGATTATGGTTTCTATCGGTACATTCTCATGGCGTTCTATTGTCGAGCTTAAAGACCACACACTTCCAACTAATGTAACCATGTTAGCGACCGTGGCGGTGGTGGTGTTTACCCATAACTTAGCGATAGGTGTCGCGGTTGGCGTGGTGTTATCGGCTCTGTTTTATGCACATGCCAGTAAATCCATGGTCTTTATATCCGATGAAGTCGTGACTAACGAACTGCACACTATCCACCGAGTAAAAGGGCATGTCTTTTTTGCTTCTTCAGATGCGTTTGTTGATCTATTTGATTATGACAACGCGACCTCTTTAGTGACCATCGATATATCGGATGCTTCGTTCCTAGATAACACTTCGGTTGAGGCGCTTGATAAGGTCGTGTTTAAGTTCCGTAAAAAGGGCGCTTACGTTGAAGTCTCAGGAATGGATAGAGTGAGTGCGAATCTCATAGTCAAACACGCGATGTATCACAAGCATAAAGACTTAACCGCGGTTTCCATTACGCACTAG
- a CDS encoding methyl-accepting chemotaxis protein has translation MRSTITFKILVALAIVFTFLLAISTYFQYSQQKQLVNSVLSEQLHDKASNYFDSLNMMMLTGTMAQKETLRQKALAQEGIEDVRVLRADAVSKLYGPRNDNQTPVDDIDKRALAGETVIEPFSADWGKGLVIALPMKSSENYRGTNCVACHMAPEGEVLGAIRLEYNLSHVNSLINTQTMAAIGIMAVISFAGFVLTMGLIRKIIVRPLQQTSRFMTQVSSDKNLSTRLPEQSKDEIGTLANSINSFMGTVSDSLEKVQDTSHKLNASANQLTSVAQITEQAASDQQHETAEVQNNVEGIQAQQVNVEQATLTASELINHTADVACKSANQAHDASSEIKNLVTSIEEVKHKIQTLNEQTGEVSSILSVIRGIADQTSLLALNAAIEAARAGEQGRGFAVVADEVRHLASRTAEATGSIESIIHQFQQGSEESLNSADHVCEQAHQSSTDIDALSTEMNGVVEEMEQVLAHAQNIQQQTQSTTHATQDVQQKVETITSHADNTSQSAGETRGISNDLEELSDHLESLINQFTLSSTKKKS, from the coding sequence ATGCGCTCAACAATCACTTTTAAAATCCTTGTGGCCCTCGCCATCGTGTTCACTTTTTTGCTCGCGATATCGACCTATTTTCAATATTCACAGCAAAAACAACTTGTTAATTCAGTGTTGAGTGAACAGCTTCACGATAAAGCGAGTAACTATTTCGATAGTCTCAATATGATGATGCTGACTGGTACCATGGCACAGAAAGAAACCCTGCGTCAGAAAGCATTGGCACAAGAAGGTATTGAAGATGTTCGTGTATTACGCGCTGATGCTGTGAGCAAACTCTACGGCCCGAGAAATGACAACCAAACACCCGTTGATGATATTGATAAACGTGCGCTAGCGGGTGAAACCGTCATCGAGCCATTCTCAGCTGATTGGGGTAAAGGCTTAGTGATTGCCCTGCCAATGAAGTCGAGCGAAAACTATCGTGGCACCAATTGTGTGGCATGCCACATGGCGCCAGAAGGTGAAGTGTTAGGTGCTATTCGCTTGGAGTACAACCTTAGCCACGTTAATTCGTTGATTAACACTCAAACCATGGCCGCGATTGGCATTATGGCGGTGATCTCCTTTGCGGGTTTTGTACTGACGATGGGGCTGATTCGTAAGATCATTGTTCGCCCTCTTCAACAGACTTCTCGTTTTATGACGCAAGTTAGCAGCGACAAAAACCTATCAACCCGCTTACCCGAACAAAGCAAGGATGAGATTGGTACACTCGCCAATTCGATTAACTCCTTCATGGGCACAGTTTCTGACAGTTTAGAGAAGGTACAAGATACTTCGCACAAACTGAATGCATCTGCCAACCAACTGACCAGCGTTGCACAAATTACAGAACAAGCGGCGAGCGATCAGCAACATGAAACGGCAGAAGTACAAAACAATGTTGAAGGGATACAGGCTCAACAGGTTAATGTAGAACAAGCGACGTTAACCGCGTCAGAACTCATTAATCACACCGCCGATGTGGCCTGCAAAAGTGCTAACCAAGCTCATGATGCAAGCAGTGAAATAAAGAACCTAGTGACCAGCATTGAAGAAGTTAAGCACAAAATTCAGACACTCAACGAGCAAACCGGAGAGGTATCTTCAATATTGAGCGTGATTCGAGGCATTGCCGACCAAACCAGCCTTCTTGCATTAAATGCTGCGATTGAAGCAGCTCGTGCGGGAGAACAAGGTCGTGGGTTTGCTGTGGTTGCTGATGAAGTTCGTCACCTAGCATCAAGAACGGCAGAAGCAACAGGCAGTATCGAATCGATTATCCATCAGTTCCAGCAAGGCAGCGAAGAGTCATTAAACTCGGCAGACCATGTTTGCGAACAAGCACATCAAAGCTCAACAGATATCGATGCACTTTCGACTGAAATGAATGGTGTCGTCGAAGAGATGGAACAAGTGCTAGCTCACGCACAGAATATTCAACAACAGACGCAATCCACCACACACGCTACCCAAGATGTGCAGCAAAAAGTTGAGACCATTACCTCTCATGCCGATAATACGTCGCAATCTGCTGGTGAAACTCGTGGGATCAGTAATGACTTAGAAGAACTGTCCGATCACCTTGAGTCACTGATTAATCAGTTTACTTTGTCGAGTACAAAGAAGAAGTCATAG
- a CDS encoding aromatic amino acid transport family protein produces the protein MMGSSLIIAGTALGAGMLAIPMVLAQFGLLYGTLLMVLICFGTTYAALLLLEATIKAGGGLGLNSIARKTLGKQGQLLTNGLLYALLICLLMAYILGAGDLLSKLLSNFGVDITATSSQVTFTLLAGAVVASGTGVIDKLNRALFFVMLASLFATMAFLAPSMTQENLMQVTSHNHVDLIKTSAILFTSFGFMVVIPTLVSYNHEATDKQLRNMVIVGSLIPLVCYLCWLFAVVGNLSEEQFRSFKNVSDLMAAFEAQSPWVGNVLSTFTGLALLTSFFGVAMALFNQNKDMFNQNTVVTYCISFILPLAGSLLAAEKFLQVLNYAGIILVFLAVFVPLVMVHKQRFMKVAEDRYSAEGGKPMMLFSLLFGCFLLISQVI, from the coding sequence ATGATGGGTAGCTCCCTAATTATCGCTGGTACCGCTCTCGGTGCTGGTATGCTCGCGATCCCAATGGTATTAGCTCAATTCGGATTGCTTTACGGCACACTGCTGATGGTTCTGATCTGTTTCGGTACCACTTACGCCGCTCTATTACTTCTAGAAGCGACCATCAAAGCCGGTGGCGGTCTAGGGTTGAACTCTATTGCTCGAAAGACCTTGGGCAAACAAGGCCAGTTGCTTACCAACGGCCTGCTTTACGCGTTATTGATTTGCCTATTAATGGCTTACATTCTGGGTGCGGGTGACTTGCTGAGTAAGTTACTGTCTAACTTTGGTGTAGACATTACCGCAACGTCTAGCCAAGTCACATTTACCTTGCTTGCCGGTGCTGTAGTTGCAAGTGGTACAGGTGTGATTGATAAACTGAACCGCGCATTGTTCTTTGTGATGCTAGCAAGCTTGTTTGCAACTATGGCGTTTTTAGCGCCAAGCATGACGCAAGAAAACTTGATGCAGGTAACCAGTCACAATCATGTTGACCTAATCAAAACCAGTGCAATTCTGTTCACTAGCTTCGGCTTTATGGTTGTGATTCCTACCTTGGTGTCATACAACCACGAAGCGACAGACAAACAGCTGCGCAATATGGTGATTGTTGGTTCTCTGATCCCATTGGTGTGTTACTTATGCTGGTTGTTTGCGGTAGTCGGTAACCTGAGTGAAGAGCAATTCCGCAGCTTTAAGAATGTCTCTGACTTGATGGCGGCGTTTGAGGCTCAATCTCCTTGGGTAGGTAACGTGCTTTCTACCTTCACAGGTTTGGCCTTGTTGACTTCTTTCTTTGGTGTGGCAATGGCATTGTTCAACCAGAATAAAGACATGTTCAACCAAAACACAGTGGTGACTTACTGCATTAGCTTCATTCTGCCACTAGCGGGTTCATTGCTTGCAGCTGAAAAGTTCCTACAAGTGTTGAACTATGCAGGTATCATCTTAGTGTTCTTAGCTGTGTTCGTTCCTCTGGTTATGGTTCATAAGCAACGCTTTATGAAAGTAGCGGAAGACAGATACAGCGCGGAAGGTGGCAAGCCGATGATGCTTTTCTCATTGTTGTTTGGTTGCTTCTTGCTTATCTCGCAAGTGATTTAA
- a CDS encoding L-serine ammonia-lyase, with the protein MISVFDIYKIGVGPSSSHTVGPMKAGKEFIDDLRSMGKLRDITKITVDVYGSLSLTGKGHHTDIAIIMGLAGNTPERVDIDSIAGFIARVEETERLPVGMHCHTVSFPRDGGMNFHTSNLSLHENGMSIHAWVDDEVAYSKTYYSIGGGFIVDEENFGKEEENPIKAHYEFTTAEELVNQCKESGLSISTLVMKNQAAFHSDEESRTYFANIWKTMRECMDRGMNTEGILPGPLRVPRRAAALRQQLITSEKTTNDPMTVVDWVNMFAFAVNEENAAGGRVVTAPTNGACGIIPAVLAYYDKFIQTVTEKDYIRYFAASGAIGALYKRNASISGAEVGCQGEVGVACSMAAAGLAELMGGSPEQVCMAAEIGMEHNLGLTCDPVAGQVQVPCIERNGIAAVKAINSARMALRRSSAPTVSLDKVIETMLETGKDMNAKYRETSQGGLAVKVVC; encoded by the coding sequence ATGATTAGTGTATTTGATATCTATAAAATCGGTGTTGGTCCATCGAGCTCACACACAGTTGGACCAATGAAAGCGGGTAAAGAATTTATTGATGACCTACGTTCAATGGGAAAATTGCGCGACATCACTAAAATCACCGTGGACGTATATGGATCACTATCACTGACAGGGAAAGGTCACCACACAGATATCGCAATCATCATGGGTCTTGCTGGCAATACTCCTGAGCGTGTTGATATCGATTCTATTGCTGGCTTCATTGCTCGCGTAGAAGAAACTGAGCGCCTTCCTGTTGGCATGCACTGTCATACAGTATCGTTCCCACGCGATGGCGGTATGAACTTCCATACTAGCAACCTTTCTCTACACGAGAATGGCATGAGCATTCACGCTTGGGTTGACGACGAAGTAGCATACTCAAAAACTTACTACTCAATTGGTGGCGGTTTCATCGTTGACGAAGAGAACTTCGGCAAAGAAGAAGAAAACCCAATCAAAGCACATTACGAATTTACAACAGCTGAAGAGCTGGTTAATCAGTGTAAAGAAAGCGGTCTTTCTATCAGTACACTGGTTATGAAAAACCAAGCGGCTTTCCACTCAGACGAAGAGTCTCGTACTTACTTCGCAAACATTTGGAAAACAATGCGTGAGTGTATGGATCGCGGTATGAATACTGAAGGTATCCTACCTGGTCCACTGCGTGTACCTCGTCGTGCTGCAGCACTTCGTCAACAGCTAATCACTTCAGAAAAAACAACGAACGATCCAATGACTGTTGTTGACTGGGTGAACATGTTTGCTTTTGCTGTAAACGAAGAAAACGCTGCGGGTGGTCGTGTAGTAACGGCTCCAACAAATGGCGCGTGTGGCATCATCCCTGCTGTTTTGGCTTACTACGATAAGTTCATTCAAACAGTGACAGAGAAAGACTACATCCGTTACTTCGCAGCTTCTGGCGCGATCGGTGCTCTTTACAAGCGTAACGCTTCTATCTCTGGTGCTGAAGTTGGCTGTCAGGGTGAAGTTGGTGTGGCATGTTCTATGGCTGCTGCTGGTCTTGCTGAGCTTATGGGTGGTAGCCCTGAGCAAGTATGTATGGCTGCGGAAATTGGCATGGAACACAACCTAGGTCTTACATGTGACCCAGTTGCAGGCCAAGTACAAGTACCATGTATCGAGCGTAACGGTATTGCTGCTGTGAAAGCAATCAACTCTGCTCGTATGGCACTTCGTCGTTCTTCTGCTCCTACTGTTTCTCTAGATAAAGTTATCGAAACGATGCTAGAAACAGGTAAAGACATGAACGCTAAATACCGTGAGACTTCTCAAGGTGGTTTGGCTGTTAAGGTTGTTTGTTAA